In a genomic window of Kiloniellales bacterium:
- a CDS encoding DUF1153 domain-containing protein yields MEMTRPGRSNTAMGPAGKPMTIDDLPPPNTKRWVVRRKAEVVAGVRTGLISLEDACKRYKLSVEEFLSWQRLIDAHGMRGLRTTRLQQYRRPHEEEEALALAGAGQGDSD; encoded by the coding sequence ATGGAGATGACTCGTCCAGGTAGGTCGAACACGGCGATGGGACCGGCCGGCAAGCCGATGACCATCGACGACCTCCCGCCCCCCAACACCAAGCGTTGGGTGGTGCGGCGCAAGGCCGAGGTTGTGGCGGGCGTAAGGACTGGCTTGATCAGCCTCGAGGACGCCTGCAAGCGCTACAAGCTCTCGGTCGAGGAGTTCCTCTCGTGGCAGCGTCTGATCGACGCCCACGGCATGCGCGGCCTGCGCACGACCCGGCTGCAGCAGTACCGCCGCCCGCACGAGGAAGAAGAGGCCCTGGCCCTCGCCGGCGCCGGTCAAGGCGACTCCGACTGA
- the fliF gene encoding flagellar basal-body MS-ring/collar protein FliF, with translation MTALFDTLRSLGPARLAILGLVGAATLAFFVFLTGRVASPNLALLYGGLPAQDSGEIVTRLEQLKVPYDVSPDGSRILVPGDQVARLRLAMAEQGLPSGGSVGYEIFDRSEGFGTTRFVQDINHLRALEGELARSIASLGLVDKARVHLVLPRRQLFSREREQPSASIVLSLRGGELDRRQTLAIQHMVAAGVPGLAPGMVSIVDDRGALLAAGNDATGEAGASSNAEDLRLAYERRLARTAESLLERSLGPGNVRVQVSADMDFDRITENSETYDPDGQVVRSTQTVEESSSNQDSEGPEPVTVGTNLPDTDLGAEGQTNSQSQSQRVEETVNFEISKVVKTHVRESGVVRRLSVAILVNGATATNEAGEAVYTPRPQQELDQLAALARSAIGFDQERGDVIEIVTMPFADLEAGEAGSPIWDFFGLSQGALLRIVELGVLGLIAILALLFVIRPLMGRLLESQAEEPVAALPGGVNPALAQGEAGAVQALAAAGTPALEGPGGSPPSPAQESHAELERMIDLNMVEGRVRESSMKKIGEIVDKHPEEAVSIIRSWLFEQA, from the coding sequence GTGACGGCACTGTTCGACACCCTCCGCAGTTTGGGCCCCGCCCGCCTGGCGATCCTCGGGCTGGTCGGCGCCGCCACCCTGGCCTTCTTCGTCTTCCTCACCGGACGGGTCGCGAGCCCGAACTTGGCCCTGCTCTACGGCGGGCTTCCGGCCCAGGACAGCGGCGAGATCGTGACCCGGCTGGAGCAGCTCAAGGTCCCCTACGACGTCTCGCCCGACGGCAGCCGTATCCTGGTGCCCGGCGACCAGGTCGCGCGCCTGCGCCTGGCCATGGCCGAGCAGGGCCTGCCCAGCGGCGGCTCGGTGGGCTACGAGATCTTCGACCGCTCCGAAGGCTTCGGCACCACGCGCTTTGTGCAGGACATCAACCACCTGCGCGCGCTCGAGGGCGAGCTGGCGCGCAGCATCGCCTCCCTCGGGCTGGTCGACAAGGCCCGGGTCCACCTGGTGCTGCCGCGCCGCCAGCTCTTCTCCCGCGAGCGCGAGCAGCCCAGCGCCTCGATCGTCCTTTCCCTGCGCGGCGGCGAGCTGGACCGGCGCCAGACCCTGGCGATCCAGCACATGGTCGCCGCCGGGGTCCCCGGGCTTGCCCCCGGCATGGTCTCCATCGTCGACGACCGCGGCGCGCTCCTGGCCGCCGGCAACGACGCGACCGGCGAGGCCGGCGCCAGCTCCAACGCCGAGGACCTGCGCCTGGCCTACGAGCGCCGCCTGGCGCGGACCGCGGAATCCCTGCTCGAGCGCTCGCTCGGCCCGGGCAACGTCCGGGTCCAGGTCTCGGCCGACATGGACTTCGACCGGATCACCGAGAACTCGGAGACCTACGACCCCGACGGCCAGGTCGTACGCTCGACCCAGACCGTCGAGGAGTCGAGCAGCAACCAGGACAGCGAGGGGCCGGAGCCGGTGACCGTCGGCACCAACCTGCCGGACACCGACCTTGGCGCCGAGGGCCAGACCAACAGCCAGAGCCAATCCCAGCGGGTCGAGGAAACGGTCAACTTCGAGATCTCCAAGGTGGTCAAGACCCACGTCCGGGAGAGTGGCGTGGTCCGCCGGCTCTCGGTCGCGATCCTGGTCAACGGCGCGACCGCGACCAACGAGGCCGGCGAGGCGGTCTACACGCCGCGGCCCCAGCAGGAGCTGGACCAGCTGGCCGCCCTGGCCCGCTCGGCGATCGGTTTCGACCAGGAGCGCGGCGACGTGATCGAGATCGTCACCATGCCCTTCGCCGACCTCGAGGCCGGCGAGGCGGGCTCGCCGATCTGGGACTTCTTCGGACTGAGCCAAGGCGCCCTGCTGCGGATCGTCGAGCTCGGCGTCCTCGGCCTGATCGCCATCCTCGCTCTGCTCTTCGTGATCCGCCCGCTGATGGGGCGCCTCCTGGAATCGCAGGCCGAGGAGCCGGTCGCGGCCCTGCCGGGCGGTGTCAACCCCGCCCTGGCCCAGGGCGAGGCCGGCGCCGTTCAGGCCCTCGCCGCCGCCGGCACGCCGGCTCTCGAGGGGCCGGGCGGCAGCCCGCCGTCGCCGGCGCAGGAAAGCCACGCCGAGCTCGAGCGGATGATCGACCTCAACATGGTCGAGGGCCGGGTGCGCGAGTCCTCGATGAAGAAGATCGGCGAGATCGTCGACAAGCACCCGGAAGAGGCGGTGTCGATCATCCGCTCCTGGCTCTTCGAGCAGGCCTGA
- the flgE gene encoding flagellar hook protein FlgE — MSIFGAMFAGVSGLTAQSQAIGMISDNIANVNTVGYKGLRTSFSTLVTQSGSQTLHSPGGVQSRPVQSADAQGLLQSTTSVTDVAIVGNGFYVVNEAAAPGPGNDYLYTRAGQFTTDENGDLINSGGYYLQGWPLDPTTGALPATPSVLSSTQTVNVSSLSGNAVPTTAMSLGANLPSTAANGETHSITAQIFDALGNAHNLQVDFVYDSATPEWDITVNDPTLASTGAVSGTVAGPVARSIAFDGFGTPSAITFPDIDITWTATTSAPSTISTNLGTLGQTDGITQFAGNFAISFINQDGVRFGNFTGVNIDNDGIVTALFDNGQQQAIYKLPLAVFPAPNSLELRDGNAYIETDGSGNVILLEANTGAAGSVSSSSLEASTVDLADEFTNMIVTQRAYSANAKIITTADEMLEELIRIRR; from the coding sequence ATGAGCATCTTCGGCGCCATGTTCGCCGGCGTCTCCGGGCTGACCGCCCAGAGCCAGGCGATCGGCATGATCTCGGACAACATCGCCAACGTGAACACCGTCGGCTACAAGGGCCTGCGGACCAGCTTCTCGACCCTGGTCACCCAGTCGGGGTCCCAGACCCTGCACTCGCCAGGCGGCGTGCAGTCCCGTCCGGTGCAGTCCGCCGACGCCCAGGGCCTGCTGCAGTCGACCACCTCGGTGACCGACGTCGCGATCGTTGGCAACGGCTTCTACGTGGTCAACGAGGCGGCGGCGCCGGGGCCCGGCAACGACTACCTCTATACCCGGGCCGGCCAGTTCACCACCGACGAGAACGGCGACCTGATCAACTCCGGCGGCTACTACCTGCAGGGCTGGCCGCTGGATCCGACCACCGGCGCCCTGCCCGCGACCCCCAGCGTCCTGTCCAGCACCCAGACGGTGAACGTCTCCTCGCTCTCGGGCAACGCGGTGCCGACGACCGCAATGTCCCTGGGCGCCAACCTGCCCTCGACGGCGGCCAACGGCGAGACCCACTCCATCACCGCCCAGATCTTCGATGCACTGGGCAACGCCCACAACCTGCAGGTCGACTTTGTCTACGACTCGGCCACGCCGGAATGGGACATCACGGTCAACGACCCGACCCTGGCCTCGACTGGCGCGGTCAGCGGCACCGTGGCCGGTCCGGTCGCCCGCTCCATCGCCTTCGACGGTTTCGGCACCCCCAGCGCTATCACCTTCCCGGACATCGACATCACCTGGACCGCCACCACCTCGGCGCCCAGCACGATCTCGACCAACCTCGGCACCCTGGGCCAGACCGACGGCATCACCCAGTTCGCCGGCAACTTCGCGATCTCCTTCATCAACCAGGACGGAGTCCGCTTCGGCAACTTCACCGGGGTCAACATCGACAACGACGGCATCGTCACCGCGCTCTTCGACAACGGCCAGCAGCAGGCCATCTACAAGCTGCCGCTGGCGGTCTTCCCGGCCCCCAACAGCCTGGAGTTGCGCGACGGCAACGCCTACATCGAGACCGACGGCTCGGGCAACGTGATCCTGCTGGAGGCCAACACCGGCGCCGCCGGCTCGGTCTCCTCCTCTTCCCTCGAGGCCTCGACGGTCGATCTGGCCGACGAGTTCACGAACATGATCGTCACCCAAAGGGCATATTCGGCGAACGCCAAGATCATCACCACGGCCGATGAGATGCTGGAGGAGCTGATTCGGATCCGCCGATAA